The Medicago truncatula cultivar Jemalong A17 chromosome 4, MtrunA17r5.0-ANR, whole genome shotgun sequence genome includes a region encoding these proteins:
- the LOC25493704 gene encoding protein DEHYDRATION-INDUCED 19 homolog 5: MDLDMMASIHSTKHFSTLQSAPLHSENYSVIRYTDVDDDYQSDFRCPFCDFEIQVPLCSDFEEEYCSSPKNVVCPVCEENLGNNAFTQFTHSSSRKWGWKTEKSSIWSGNSAMFGKKLAARGNKQESIPDPLLSPFICNVPIPNYNNNHPDENSSLSNKDIEIHNAKRSGTDGVEQDEQEQWLRATFVQKLMLSTIFEENYS; the protein is encoded by the exons ATGGACTTGGACATGATGGCCAGTATTCATTCTACAAAGCACTTCTCTACTCTTCAATCTGCTCCACTTCACTCTG AAAATTACTCAGTAATTCGTTACACAGACGTGGATGACGACTACCAATCTGATTTCCGATGtcctttttgtgattttgaaatTCAAGTTCCTCTCTGCAGTGATTTTGAAGAGGAGTATTGCTCTTCCCCAAAAAATGTG GTTTGTCCTGTGTGTGAAGAAAATTTAGGGAACAATGCATTCACACAATTTACACATTCAAGCTCGCGAAAG tGGGGGTGGAAGACTGAGAAATCTAGCATCTGGTCTGGTAACTCAGCAATGTTTGGCAAGAAACTAGCTGCTAGGGGAAACAAACAAGAATCGATACCTGATCCACTTTTGTCACCATTCATCTGCAATGTACCAATTCCTAACTATAACAATAACCATCCAGATGAAAACTCCAGCCTCAGCAACAAGGATATAGAAATTCATAATGCAAAAAG GTCTGGGACTGATGGTGTTGAGCAGGACGAACAAGAACAATGGTTGAGAGCAACTTTTGTTCAAAAGTTGATGTTATCAACCATATTCGAGGAAAACTATTCTTAG
- the LOC25493703 gene encoding uncharacterized protein: MQDSIGIPTCFSPADKLTDDHGGGVTRSGQSVYMSVYRTKVADHCRLITITWCKNLLLHGLSISVEGPEGEAQYTCKVELKPWYFWRKQGSKRFIVDGNKAVDIFWDLKAAKFNGETEPTSEYYVAVVCDEEVVLLLGDLKKDAYRRTGCRPALIDPILVSKKEHIFGKKKFSTRAKFHEKGKWHEISIECKNRGNGGGDSVIVGSVQPEMEIRIDGHLVIHVKHLQWKFRGNESVHLSKMRIEVYWDVHDWLFSPGLKHALFIFKPILSSTISSSSSSPLSIQARNCESVEGFSVSGSSEFCLFLYAWKVE; this comes from the coding sequence ATGCAAGACTCAATTGGTATTCCTACATGCTTTTCACCAGCAGATAAGCTAACCGATGATCATGGAGGCGGTGTGACACGTTCCGGTCAGAGTGTATACATGTCAGTATACAGAACAAAGGTAGCTGATCATTGCCGTTTGATAACCATCACATGGTGCAAAAACTTGTTGCTTCATGGACTATCAATATCAGTAGAAGGTCCAGAAGGAGAAGCCCAATATACCTGCAAAGTTGAACTAAAGCCATGGTATTTTTGGAGAAAACAAGGTTCAAAACGGTTTATAGTTGATGGAAACAAAGCTGTTGACATTTTCTGGGACCTTAAAGCTGCTAAATTCAACGGAGAAACAGAACCAACTTCAGAATACTATGTAGCTGTTGTTTGTGATGAAGAGGTTGTTCTTCTTCTTGGTGATCTTAAAAAAGATGCTTATAGAAGAACAGGTTGTAGACCAGCTCTTATTGATCCTATATTGGTTTCAAAGAAAGAGCATATATTTGGTAAGAAGAAATTCTCAACCAGAGCTAAGTTTCATGAGAAGGGTAAATGGCATGAGATTTCTATTGAATGCAAGAATAGAGGAAATGGTGGTGGCGATTCTGTTATTGTTGGATCAGTTCAGCCAGAGATGGAGATAAGAATTGATGGACATTTGGTGATTCATGTGAAGCATTTGCAATGGAAGTTTAGAGGTAATGAATCAGTTCATCTTAGTAAAATGAGAATTGAAGTTTATTGGGATGTTCATGATTGGTTATTTAGTCCTGGTTTGAAACatgctttgtttatttttaagcCAATTTTGTCATCTActatttcatcttcttcatcttctccattaTCAATTCAAGCAAGGAATTGTGAATCAGTGGAGGGATTTAGTGTAAGTGGTTCATCAGAGTTTTGCTTGTTTCTTTATGCTTGGAAGGTTGAATGA